The nucleotide window GGTCGATTGGAACGCGGAACTCGTGCGCGGGGATCTGGGCAAGGCCGTTCAGCAACTCAAGCGGGAGTCGGGCAAGGGACTGTTCGTGGGAGGTGTGAAGCTCCCACTGGCGTTGACGGAGCTGGGATTGATCGATGAGTACGAGTTCGTGGTGCATCCCAGGCTCGCGGGCCACGGGCCGACGTTGTTCGCGGGGCTATCGAAGCATGTCGACTTGAAGCTGGTGAGCCGGCTGGAGTTCGGCTCGGGGGCAGTGGCGATGCGGTACGAGCCGAGAAGGTAGCCATCGGGCTTGTTAGCCCGAGTCGGCCGCATCATGAAGCGACTCGGGCCAGGCCTTCCAAAGTCTCGACCAACCTGACCATCGCCAGCGCATCCGGTGACAGTAGTCGAGCAGGTCTCGCCTGACTCGGTCTCGGTCGTGCTTCGGAATCTTGTCCACGAAACCCTTCACCGGTGGCATCCCTTTCTGTAGGGCCGCCAGCGGTGGCTGATGCGATACATCAAACACTACAACAAGACCGCCAAGCCGTTCCGGTGGGCCTACGCCGATCCAAGACATTGCCGAGTTGCACTTCGAGGTTCACGAGCCCTTGAGCGGGAGTGCAGGAACGGACCCCCAGACCGACGCTTCGTTCTTGATTAATACGGTTACGCCGTCGATGGAACTCCGACAGATGCTGCTGGCACCGCCACTTCGTCGGTGGCGGTGTCGGGCAGCGGATCCACCCAATCATCGGGCATGTCTATTGAGGTGCCAGGGGAAACACGGCCAAGCGAACGAGGATGTTACGGAATACGTTCCGTAACCGAACTCGGAGACCATGGTAACTGTCATGGCACAAGCCGGCCGCCGGCGATCGAGCATTCGGCAAAAGATCGTTCTGCCCTTCGTCGTGCTGCTCGCCTTCCTGGGCATGGTCGGCACGGCACTCATCACCTCGCGGGCTACCACCGCGACTGTCTCGGCCTTCGAAGGCAGCCTGCTGCGGGCCAGCCTCCTGAGCAACGATCACCTCGCCGTGCTGGAGGCTGAACGCCTGGCCCAGTTGCGGGCTGCAATCGACACCCAGGGCGTCGCCCCCGCGCTTGCCGCCAACGACACCGCCTCACTGACCCGCCTCCTGCGTCCGATCCAGGCCAACGCGACGCCGGCGCAGCTTACCGTTCGCGTCCTCGACGCAACCGGCAAGGAGGTGCTTACGCTCACACCGGCAGGCACCACTCAGCAACTCCAGCCG belongs to Candidatus Dormiibacterota bacterium and includes:
- a CDS encoding dihydrofolate reductase family protein, producing the protein VDWNAELVRGDLGKAVQQLKRESGKGLFVGGVKLPLALTELGLIDEYEFVVHPRLAGHGPTLFAGLSKHVDLKLVSRLEFGSGAVAMRYEPRR